The genomic interval TCGGATATTAGAATTGCCATCAGTTGCTGGGATGATCCTTTTTGTCCGGGGCCGCTCTAGTTGGCACAGCGCATTGGTCGATCGTCTCGTTGGTTCAATAGCCGGCGCAAGCCGTCAAACATCACGGCGCCGTCCGCGTCGAGCAGCACGCGCGGACCATGGCGGTCGGCCGCCGCCGCTCCCCGCTGTTCCCACTGCCGGATCGCCTGCTGCTTGCGCATCACGCGCGTTTCCTCGGGGGCAATAAAGTCGTAGGAGAAGTTCTCGAAGCTTGGCAATGTTTTCAGAGTCCGGGCCGCTTGATAACGCACGGCGGCATACGGATCAACCAACAATTCGCTCACCAGCGGCGCGATCCAAGTCGCGCCCGACACAGCCCGGGCTGGCTCCCACCGCGCGTGCCAGGCAATTAACGCTCGTTGACACGCATCGCCACGCAAGGCGTATATCACTGCTACGGCCAAAGAACTTTGGGCTTCGTCCAGCGCTGGCACGGCCTGCCCATACCAACTGGCCAAGTGCTGAGCTGCCCAGGATAACGTTTGATCGAGATGGCACAGCACGCAGGCGTTGGGCCGGCCTGCGAGATCGGAAGCCACCGACGGACTGTCGACGCGATGCGAACGCGTGAACGTCAACTGCGTATATGAGGTATTCGGCATATGACAATTGACGCAGGCGCTACCGGAACTGTTGACATCGTGATGCGTGTGTTCCGCGACTCGATCCCGATACTCGGCATGGCATTGAAAGCAAGCCTGATTGCCGTCCATCTGGGCCGCAAGCTGATCGTTAGGATCGCTATCGTGCATCGAGTGGCAGGAAACACAGGTCATCGAGCCGCGCAGGTAGCACGCTGTTTCTAGTAGAGCGTTGTACTCGCGCCCGGCAATCCGTGGAGTGCCGTCATCCCAGAATTCGTGCCGCTGTCCTCCGATGCCACCGCCGTCGTCGCGAAAGAATTCGGCAATGGCTTCGCGAGCAAGCGGGTCCGGCTCGCGCGCGAGCGGCCTGACGATGTACCGGTCGAGCGTTAAATCGTCGCCGGCACGGTACCGCGCGCCGGAGCCCAATTTCTGATTGCCCGTCTCTTTATATGTAAACACGCTGTGACATTGCCCACAGATCTGCGCCGAGACGCGATGATCGCCGTTAGTCGGTGTCACGATCGTGGGATCAGACGCGTTTGCCAAACCAGAACTTTTGTCGGCCAACTCGCTGGCCACGCCTGTCCGATGCCGCGCAGCATGGGCTGCTCCGGGGCCGTGGCACGCTTCGCAAGCGATGCCCAGCTCGGCCACACGGGTATCGGCTCCCTTCAGATCGGCATGCAGATTAGGAAGTGGGGCGACCGCATGGCAACGTGAACAGTCGTCGTTCCAGAAAACCGCGGGCTGAATGCTAGGCGTGCTGCCAGGAACCGCTGGGGGCTCTAGAGTCGCATCGCCGACGGGAACCCAGCGACGGTCTTCGATAAGATACGCGAAGGGAATGGACTTAAAGAGGCTGTCCGGCCCGTTCGCCAGCCATATATATTGAAACCGGTGCGAGCCCGTGGTCATGGCCACCCGTTGCTTGATGCGCGCCGCGACGGCTTGAGAATCGGCTTCCGAGGACGCATCGGGGTTCGGCATCTCGACGAAGAACTCGTTTCCTACTTGGCTCAATCGATATTCATGATTGCCAAGTTCGAGCGTTACGTCGTCGAAGTCGGCCTTGACGGTCTCAGGAGTGGCTGGCTGAGTCATGGTGCGATGATACGTGGCATGCCAACTGGCGAACTGCTCGGCATGGCACCCGCGGCAACCCTGCGATGTGATGAACTCTCCGTCCTGCCGCGGCTGCGGCAAGAGTTCCGGCAAATTGTCTGCGGATCTGGCTAGGCGGGACTGCGGACTGTCAGGCCACAGTAGCCATCCACCACCGATCAGCAATGCGACCAACGCCGCCACGACTGCTTTGAGGGGGATCGAAGGCTTCGCGCTGTCGTTCATGCATCAACCAAACAGGTCCGCCGTATATGAGACCGACAGGCTTTTGCCGGGCAGCCAACTCCAATCTTGACGCACATCGAACCCCGTTTCCAATCATGTCGCGAGGGGCCCTGGCAGCGGCTACTTTGGGTTGCCGCCGGGCACAATCGTTTCGCGATAAGGCTGGCCCGCTGTGTATAAGTCCCACCGGGCGCTTAGCGCCGGCACGATCGGATCGTCGGGGCTCAGTTGGTCGAGCGCGCGGCGAATCGTGTGCGCCGCGAGTCCGTAGCGTCCGGCCGTGGCGTAGGCGGCTGCCAACGTATCCAGTGTGCCCGTCGTTAGAGTCGTATCCGACCGTGCGGCCTCTTCTGCCAGTTTAACTGCTTCGGCAGGTCGGCGTACGTCATTCCACGGGCACGTTGCCAATATCCAAGCCAGCCGCGCCGTGGGCTCGGACCAGGCGGGACGCAGCCGACGCGCTTCACGGTACTCGGCGATAGCTTCGGCCGGTCGCGACTGGTGATGACGCACCCAACCCAGATCGAGGTGCGCTTCGGCGCTTGTCGGAACTATTTGCGCGGCTTTTTGCAAGCTATTCGCGGCCGCATCTAGTTGTCCCTGCAGCGCCTGCATCTTTCCCAAGTGCAACCAGGAGTCGGCCGCCTGCGGATCGAGCTCCGCGGCCCGCGCCAAGCTTATGGCCGCTTCCCTGATCAGCCCGCGGCGACCCTGCACCAGCCCCAGGTTGTACCAGGTCTTGGCCGCGAAGGGCTCTATTCGCGTCGCCTCTTCACAGGCGGTCTGGGCCTGATCGACTCGGCCGCTCCGTAGCAAAATGACACCGAGGTTGGCCTGGTATTTGGCGACCTCGGGCGCGAGCTTCACGGCTCGCCGCCCGTAACGCACTGCCCCGTCAAAGCGATCCAATTCCAAATAAGCCAGCGCCAGATCACAATACGCCTGAGCGCACTGCGGATCAGCGGCAATAGCCTCTTGGCAAGAATTCTCTGCTTCGTGCCAGCGCCGCTGCCTGAGCAGTAATTCGGCCAACGTGCAATTTACCACGGCAAGTCTGGGGTGCGCATCTGCTGCGCGATGGCAGAAATCTTCGGCTTCGGTGAATTCTCCGAGCTCGCCCAACGCCACAGCCATTTGCAGCTGCACGTGTGGCACGCTGCCGGCAGGCATCTCGTCGAGCGCCAGGCGATATTCTCTAGTGGCGCCGGCGTATTGGCCCTGCTTTACCAACATGTCACCTTTAAAATCGTGGGCCCGATAGCTATGCGGATCGACCTGCAGCGCGTGTTCCGCCAGCGTCACGTTGTTGCTCCAGGCGGAGACCTGCGAGTGGCACGATACCGTTAAGGCCAACAGAAGCCCTGCCGCGCCGGTAGCCGCACCAATCGGCGCCATGCGTAAACGTGAGACGAGCTCTGCGCCGCCCCAACTGGCAATAATCGCCAGTCCAATCCCGGCAAAACAACGGCACTGTTCGGCACTTTGCAGGGAGTCTGACTGCCCCGCCCAAATAACGCTTGGAGCTAGCATGACAAGAAACCAAAACCAACCTGTTGCCAGATATGGTCTATGGCGCCACTGCCATATCGTTGCCAACGATACGAAAACCAGCAGGCTACCGGCCGCCACTACTTGCCCAGAGGAAATTGCGCCACCAAGCGGCGCATAGAACGGCGTCTGCGACCACGGCCAGCAGAACATCGCGACTTCATGCGCCGTGGTTAAAACCCATTCCGCGGCGCGAACATTTGATTCTTGTACCGCAGCAAGGCCCGCGAGGCCGAAGGTCCGCAACACAGCCGCACCGACGACGGCGCAAATGGCCACAAACGGCAGTTTTTCCATGAGGAGCATGCCCATCGCGCGCCGTCGTTGTGCGATATCAACTGCTTCGCTGTGCAATCGTTGCAGCGGCCAGAAATCTAACAGCAGCAAGACAACCGGAACGGTCACCAAACTTACACTGCAGAGCAGCCCCGACACCAGACAGAGCATCACGAGCGAGTAGCGTTGCCAAGTGGGCCGTTCGACATACAGTGCATATGCCCAGATCATCAACAAGGCAAAAAGCGTGCTTAATAGGTCTCCCTGGGCCGATACCCAAGCGACGGGCGAGGATGCCCACGGATGAACGGCGAATAGTGCTGCTGCAAATCCACTGCGCCACACCGCCCCGCCGGCAAGCGCACGCGACCGAGTCATGTGACACACCAAAAGAAAGAGCAGCAAAGCACTCGCGATATGGATCGCCATGCTGACCAAATGGTAACCCGCGGGCTGCCGGCCAAAACGCCGCATCTCGGCCCGGTGCGCGCTTCGGAGTATCGGTTCACTAGCGATCAGGCGCACCATGGGAGCTACGACGCGAGCCTCGTTCCGTACTAACTTTTGATCATCGACGGCGTCGGCGAGCCCCAACGCAACTTCGTCCCCCTCGATGAATCCGAAACGGCGCGTTTGCGCGAAGACGACCATCACGGCGAGCAGCAATCCGAGTGCTATGTACCGCGTGCGACGATCGGGGCGCGCCGCGGATGGTATGCGCGCGCTGACGGCCGGCTCGGAAGGGCTCCCTGCCGCGGACGTATTCATTCGTCCGTCGCGAGGCTTGGCAACGGTTCGTCGTTTACTTTGCATGCGTTTTTGATCTTAATCCGGATTTTGCGGTTCCGCAGTGATCGCAATAGCTTTTGTGCGAAATAATGGGCCGCATGGAAGGTACGAAAACGGCCAAGGGGAATGGAGCCGGATGAATCAGTGCCGAGCATAGGGTATAGGTTCTCATTCCGGGAACATCGTTTGTGGAGGCGCTCAGCTCGCCGTGATCAATCGATCGGCTCCCGTTGGTCCGATTGGAAACGTTGCCCCAAGTGTGTCAAGATTGAAGCTGGCTTTGGCTGCCCGGCGAAAACACGTTGGTTCACAGCTACGCGGTCTTGCAAGGTTGATGGATGAACGAACGGTCTAGAAATTCGATCCCTCTCCATTTAGTCGCGGCTCTGCTAATCGTTCTGCTCGCCGGTGGCGGGTGGATGTTGTGGCCGGAGAATCGGCGGCCCAGCGAGGCCGTTTCCGCAGACGCTCTCGGCGGTCTCTTGCCACAGCCACGTTTGGATGGCGCGTTTATTACGTCGCAGGGTTGCCGCGAGTGCCATGCTGAACAGTTTGCCAGTTGGCACACCACCTATCACCGCACCATGACCCAGCCGGCCACGCCGGAAAACGTGAGGGCGGACTTCGACGACGTGACGCTTGAATTACGCGGTTACGAGTTTCGCTTAATTCGAGAGGGGAACGAATATTGGGTTGAACTACCCGACTTGGACTATGCCCATGCCGACCTGAGCGTTCCCTTATCGGATCTGGCCGCGCCAAGAGTCAAACGGCGGATCGTGATGACCACCGGCTCGCACCATGCGCAGTTCATCTGGATGGCGCCCTCAACCGCGGGAGGGCTGCTCAGATCGGTGCCGTTTGTCTATTTGTTCGACGATCAGCGATGGATACCGATCGAAGATGCCGTGTTGGGCACAGCGCCAGTGGCAGGATTGAACACGTGGAATGCCGACTGCATTCGGTGCCATTCGGTGGGTGCCATACCGTCAATCAGCCCCGATTTGTCCCGTGCCGAGACGCGGGTCGCCGAATTGGGCATCAGCTGCGAGGCATGCCACGGTCCTGGGGCAGCGCATGCTGAGCGGCACCGAAGTGGCGTGGCCGCTTGCCGGGCGCACGACCAGCCGGATCCGACCATTGTGCTGCCCAATCATGTTGACCATCGCGTTTCGGCGCAAATTTGCGGTCAATGCCACAGCGTGTTCACTTACAAAGGCACACGCCAACACGATTTGGCAGCAGGTTACAGCTACCGCGCCGGCGGCGAATTGACGGCGGACCGCTACATCGTGCAGCCGCTCGCGCGCGAGACCGATCCGCAAGCGCGCGAGGTGATTACCGAATTCTTCCAAGACCTGGCCGGCGGCGAGCGCTCGGAATTCTGGGATGACGGCACGCCGCGCATCTCGGGACGCGAGTACAACGGGTTGCTGGAATCTGCCTGTTATCAACGCGGCACAATGAGTTGCGTATCGTGCCACTCAATGCATGACAGCCCTCCCAACGACCAACTATCAGCCCCCGGCGACAGCAACCAGTCCTGCTACCAATGCCACGAGGACTACCGCGCGAAGCTCATCGAACATACGCACCACCTGGCGGACAGCACGGGTAGCGCTTGCTATAACTGCCACATGCCTCATACCGCTTATGGGCAATACGTGTTTAGCCGTACGCATCGTGTCGATAGTCCGTCGGTGGCTTCGGATCTCGCAGGTCGGCCGAATGCCTGTATCCTTTGCCACTTGGATCAGACGCTCCCCTGGGTCGCCAAGCATTTGGCGAGTTGGTATGGCCAGGCCGAGCCTGTTCTAGACGAAGCCCAAACTTCTGTGTCGGCCGCGGTGATGTACGCACTGCGCGGTGACGCGTGCCAACGAGCTTTGATCGCCTGGCATGCGCGATGGGAGCCGGCGCGCGCCGTTTCGGGAACTTCCTGGCTCGCCCCCACGATTGCACAATTGCTGACAGACCCCTACGCCGCCGTGCGGTATCAGGCGATGCGATCGTTAAAGACATTGCCGGGTTTCGAGAAGCTCATCTACGACTACATCGCTCCGGCTGACGTGCGTGTTGCGCGACAGAAGCAAGCTTTTCAGCTGTGGGAACAGCAAGGCGCCGCAGCGACCGATCGGCGCGGGGCGCAGTGGTTATTGAATGCCGATGGCACGCTCATGATAAATCGCGCGCAACAGCTTTTGGAGAAACGGGACGATCGACCACTGCGCTGTGTCAATTAGCGCTCGCAGTTGCCGCCGATTGAAGAAGGTTTGGCCGGCCCGACACGAGCCACACATACTCGCACTTTAATCACCAGCGGCACCACAGGCATGGTTATCGTCGTATGCCCCTGCGTGAGAGAATGCCTGGTATATGGGCTATTGCGACATATCGCAAAAAAAGGGAGTCGACTGGACTGACCCAGTCGACTCCCGGAATGCACATCGATGACTCGTCACGCGGACCACAAAGACCGCCAAGCGTTACCGCTTACGGCGCCACGCAGCCAACCCGAGTGCCAAGGCACCGCACAAGGCCAAGGCCACCGACGACGGCTCGGGAGTGACGTACAGTGCCTGTCCATCCGACGCTAACGCAACGGCCGAGGCCGAGAACATTGTCGCGCCAAATGTCAGCTGAATCTGCGGATTTGCAACCGAGCTGGCCGGCACCAGGGTGCCGTAGACTCCGCCCGCACCCAGCGACGAAAGCGTAACTGGTCCGCTACCGCCGAAGGTTGGATTGTTGGCAAATCCACGTGTCAGCAAGTCTTGCAGGGCACCACCTAGGGTGAATTCGGGATTGGACGCCGAGTTACCCGACAGATTGATGTACAAGAGAGCGTCGTATCCGCTGAATGCTGGGCCGAGGACCGAAGCATCCGTGCGGAACAGAGCGCCCGATGCACCTGCCAAGGACGCACCGTTGACGTCCGTGGCCGGTAGGCTGGGAATCAGACCTGCCGCGGTGAGCCCTGTCAGGCCATAGATCTCGGCGCCGATCGAGGGAAGATTCGGAATGAACGGCGTCAGAGGCGAGAGGCCAACAAACGGGTTGGCATCCTGCGAGCCCGCGGCCGATAGCGCGCTGGCCGCTCCGACGACGCTGCCACCGAACGTATTCGACGTGTTATCGCCGAGCAAGAAGCGACCACCGCCACCGGCCGTGCCACCGAGGCCGCCGGAGACATTCACGGTCGCGCCCGATCCGAGGACTTGAGTTCCTTGGATCAAGACGGTGCCGCCGGCACCACCACCGCCGGTGCCACCGACGCCGCCTGCGGCACCGATTCCGCCAGTACCGCCGACTCCGCCCGTACCACCGCTGGCACCCGGATGACTTTGCGTACTGCCTGTGCCACCATTACCGCCGGCAGCACCGCCCGCGCCGGAGCTTCCTCCGGTGCCCGACGAGCCGCCCGCTCCGTTGCCGCCTTGGCTGCTCACGGAACCACCGATCGTCACGATGCCGTTGGAAACGATGCCGATCGCACCGCCGCCCGCGCCGCCGGTGCCGCCGATCCCGCCGGTCCCGCCAGTGCCACCTTTACCGCCGGTGCCACCTTGGCCGCCGCCGCCGCCACCACCGCCCGAACTGAATCCGCCAGGTCCACGACCGCCACCGCCGCCACCGGCGCCGGAGCCAGTGGCACCGCCGCCGCCGCCGCCGCCGCCAGTACCGCCAGCACCACCACCGCCGCCGCTTCCGCCCGAGATGACGAAGCCGAGTGCCGTGTTAGAACCGCCGCCACCGTTATTTCCCGAAGGGCCAACCGTGGGCGTCGCGCCCGTGTTACCCGTGTTGCCATTTCCGCCTTGAATCCCGGCATTGTTCGGGGTGCTACCCGATCCGCCGGTACCCCCTACACCACCGGTCGTGCCACCGAGGCCGCCTGCGCCACCGGCGCCCGTGCCTGCTGGAGTTCCTGCCGCGCCGGCACCAGAGGAATTCAATCCCGCGCTGCCGGCCGAGCCACCTGATCCGGCTGTGCCCGCGCTGCCGACACCACCAACAACGCTCACGGCGCCATTGGCACCTGCACTTCCGCTAGCGGCAAACAGACCACCACCCGCGCCGCCGGCGCCACCATTCACAGGTCCTGCCGAGGCAGCACCCGCAGTATTGCTGGTCGTGCTGCCGCCGTTGGCAGTGCCGCCCGTTCCGCCATTACCTCCGCCACCGCCATTGCCGCCACTTCCTTGCGATCCGCCCGCACCACCGCCGGTCGTGCCGGCATTGATGTTCACGGTCGCGCCCGAGTCGATGTTGACATTGTTTCCAACGAGCACTTCAACGCCATTCGACCCGATCGAACTCAGCGTGTCGCCGTTGAGCAAATCCAGATCACCAAGTACATCGAATACCTGGACGCCGCCAACCAATCCGCCGTTGACGACCGATACGCCATTGATCGAGCTGCTCGGCAATCCGTCCACCGTAAAGGTGCCGGAATTCGTATCAAGCACGATGCTCCCTGCACGGGAGTCTTGCGGCAGACTGAATGTGAGCATCGTTGCGCACACTGCCGCACTGCCCATTCGGGCGAGTGTCTTTCTAGTTGTTCGTCTCATTAGCGTTTCCTTTTTCGCCTGTCCATCTGACTAATGACCAGTCGCGCTAACGACTGTCGGCACAAACCCTACGCCTAACGCGATTGTGCCGTTAAAAACGATTTCGCCATCGAAAAAGCCATAAAAGTTGGCCGACTACAACATTTATCTAGGTTTTGCATGACCGTCAAGTAAAAAACCCCCAAAATGGAGATTTCGCAATACTTAATGCGAGTTCCGCCTGATTCTCGGCGAGAACGGTGGTTCAAACAAGCCTCATCACGCAGACGGTTTTCGGTCCGACCTCTCCCCGAGAACGTGTCGAAGCGGGCCATTACTAACTAACTTCAGGTCTCCCTATCAGGCGAACATTGCCCCCGTTGGCTCAAGCTTTAGGCGACAACGTGTCGATCCCCACATGGCCACTCGACCTAACCGGTCACCAGGTCCGTCAGATTCGAGCACTTGGACGGATCAATCCAGCGTATTCAGCGCCGAGCGGCTTAGTGGCGGTCATCCAACCGGTCATCTGGCAACGATCTGTGTTTTAGTACACGGTGCTTGTGGTTCAGGCATCATGCTCGAATCGCTAGGTGCTGAAATGCTCGGCATCTAGCTTTGTGAAGCTGAGAGGCGGGCGATTCGAAGAGTGCGAAGCATGGTTTCCATTTGGAGCCAACCGCGTTGATCACCATTTCGGCGGTGAAGTATCGCCAAGTTCGGACGCGTTGCGCTTGAGTTTGTTGATCAGTTGCGGCGCCGACAGAGGATCGTCTGAATCCAGCAGGGCAAGCGAGTCGGCGACTTTCGTTGCGCGGGCGTTGCGGCGTGACGCATGTTGCTGGCGTTCTTTGGATGTCGGGATTTTCTTTTTACGATCATATTTCATGGCGACGTGCTGCCCTGCGTTTAAAAACAGGCTTCGAAGATTAACGGCCCCCCTATTTTCAGGCGTTATTTGATCGACAAACCGGACGGAGAATTTCGGGATTCGGCAAGGATTTTCTCGGAATATGCGCAATCCGAAATGAATGCGATGCGCAACTTCTAACCTACGCAAGGAAGGTGGCCGAGTGTGAGCGTTTGCCCGCTCCCCCAGAACGGATCGAAACTGGCAATAAATGGTTAATGACCTGCCATGAGGTCAGAAGTTCCAAGCAGAAGCAATCTTCGCGAAGCTGCATGAGGCGGAGGTAGAGCTCGCCCAGGGCAAGCGGCGACGTTGACACTGTTGGTCTGTCTGCTCGTTCGCAGCTTTCGGCCGGTCGCCGATCGTCGCAAGGAACCTAGTGAGGTGCCCGAAGTCCCGGAGGCCTACGCCGAGCAGGCGGGACTCATTGCGCGCGTGTGCATCGGCAAAGCGGGGGAGCGGTTGGCTGGCGTGATGTGCCAGATCGTGCGCTAAGTAACGCAACGCTGGTAGCTGGCAGGGAATGCAAGTTACTTTTGAGCGTCAGAAGCGTCCGCGACCCCGCACGCACGTTGCCTGTCTCAGCTCAGGTTCCGTTCCATGTCTAGGACGACCTGGCTCAGGCGAACTTCCAGCGCGGCCGAGAGCCGCATCATGTTGATCAGGCTGATATTCCGCTCACCGCGTTCCACGTCACCGACATACGTCCGGTGAATGCCAGCCAGATCAGCCAGAGCCTCTTGGGAAATGCCGACCTTCATACGGACTTTACGTAAGGCTTTCCCGAACTCGGACTGTATTTGGGCTTCTTGGCGCACGGGGCCAAGCTAGAAGCTAGACGACTATAAGACTACAGACTATAAGTGGAGGTGCTGAGCGGTTTAGATTCACTGGGGCCAAGCAATGCCAGGCTGGTATGTCAGACGCAGTGAGAAGGTCGTCAGTCCCGTCGATTCGGCCAAGCTGAAGGAACTCGCCGCTAAGGTGCTGAAGCAATGGATGCCCACAACAACTTTCCAGGCATGCCGCTCAATTGACCCGGTGCAGATGTGGCACTGATTTATGGCAGACATCTATATTCGCCGTGGGCAGCAAGTAGCTGGTCCGTACCCCGCCGACCAACTTAAGCTTTGGGCGAGAGACGGCCGGTTATTTGCGACGGACACGCTAGCTAAAGACGCTGGTGGTCCGTGGGTTCAAGCCGCGACTACCGAGATATTCTCCCCCGTCCATAACCCTGGCGTGCCTATCGACGTCATGGCAGTCGGATCTGACGACGATGATGGGCCGCCATCAGGGCCGGTGTTCGCTATCCTCCGTGTTGCAGGCTCCGGACTGCGACTTTGTGGCGACGCGATGCGCGCCGTCGACAATGGAACCCGCGCGGTTAGTTGCAGTCTTGTAGATGCATCCCAACGGCGCCATCAAGCTCAGATCGAGAAAATACTAAAACGAAGGCAGCTCGCGAGTGAGCAGGCTCGACTGGCTAATCAGGCACCGGTTAAGCAAGAAACCGACGATGTGAAGGTAAGCCCTACAGGATTTCATGTTCAGCGAGTGGTGATCCTGATTGCAGCTTGTGCCGGTATGGGCGCCACATTC from Pirellulales bacterium carries:
- a CDS encoding cytochrome c3 family protein translates to MNDSAKPSIPLKAVVAALVALLIGGGWLLWPDSPQSRLARSADNLPELLPQPRQDGEFITSQGCRGCHAEQFASWHATYHRTMTQPATPETVKADFDDVTLELGNHEYRLSQVGNEFFVEMPNPDASSEADSQAVAARIKQRVAMTTGSHRFQYIWLANGPDSLFKSIPFAYLIEDRRWVPVGDATLEPPAVPGSTPSIQPAVFWNDDCSRCHAVAPLPNLHADLKGADTRVAELGIACEACHGPGAAHAARHRTGVASELADKSSGLANASDPTIVTPTNGDHRVSAQICGQCHSVFTYKETGNQKLGSGARYRAGDDLTLDRYIVRPLAREPDPLAREAIAEFFRDDGGGIGGQRHEFWDDGTPRIAGREYNALLETACYLRGSMTCVSCHSMHDSDPNDQLAAQMDGNQACFQCHAEYRDRVAEHTHHDVNSSGSACVNCHMPNTSYTQLTFTRSHRVDSPSVASDLAGRPNACVLCHLDQTLSWAAQHLASWYGQAVPALDEAQSSLAVAVIYALRGDACQRALIAWHARWEPARAVSGATWIAPLVSELLVDPYAAVRYQAARTLKTLPSFENFSYDFIAPEETRVMRKQQAIRQWEQRGAAAADRHGPRVLLDADGAVMFDGLRRLLNQRDDRPMRCAN
- a CDS encoding tetratricopeptide repeat protein, producing the protein MQSKRRTVAKPRDGRMNTSAAGSPSEPAVSARIPSAARPDRRTRYIALGLLLAVMVVFAQTRRFGFIEGDEVALGLADAVDDQKLVRNEARVVAPMVRLIASEPILRSAHRAEMRRFGRQPAGYHLVSMAIHIASALLLFLLVCHMTRSRALAGGAVWRSGFAAALFAVHPWASSPVAWVSAQGDLLSTLFALLMIWAYALYVERPTWQRYSLVMLCLVSGLLCSVSLVTVPVVLLLLDFWPLQRLHSEAVDIAQRRRAMGMLLMEKLPFVAICAVVGAAVLRTFGLAGLAAVQESNVRAAEWVLTTAHEVAMFCWPWSQTPFYAPLGGAISSGQVVAAGSLLVFVSLATIWQWRHRPYLATGWFWFLVMLAPSVIWAGQSDSLQSAEQCRCFAGIGLAIIASWGGAELVSRLRMAPIGAATGAAGLLLALTVSCHSQVSAWSNNVTLAEHALQVDPHSYRAHDFKGDMLVKQGQYAGATREYRLALDEMPAGSVPHVQLQMAVALGELGEFTEAEDFCHRAADAHPRLAVVNCTLAELLLRQRRWHEAENSCQEAIAADPQCAQAYCDLALAYLELDRFDGAVRYGRRAVKLAPEVAKYQANLGVILLRSGRVDQAQTACEEATRIEPFAAKTWYNLGLVQGRRGLIREAAISLARAAELDPQAADSWLHLGKMQALQGQLDAAANSLQKAAQIVPTSAEAHLDLGWVRHHQSRPAEAIAEYREARRLRPAWSEPTARLAWILATCPWNDVRRPAEAVKLAEEAARSDTTLTTGTLDTLAAAYATAGRYGLAAHTIRRALDQLSPDDPIVPALSARWDLYTAGQPYRETIVPGGNPK
- a CDS encoding cytochrome c3 family protein, coding for MLWPENRRPSEAVSADALGGLLPQPRLDGAFITSQGCRECHAEQFASWHTTYHRTMTQPATPENVRADFDDVTLELRGYEFRLIREGNEYWVELPDLDYAHADLSVPLSDLAAPRVKRRIVMTTGSHHAQFIWMAPSTAGGLLRSVPFVYLFDDQRWIPIEDAVLGTAPVAGLNTWNADCIRCHSVGAIPSISPDLSRAETRVAELGISCEACHGPGAAHAERHRSGVAACRAHDQPDPTIVLPNHVDHRVSAQICGQCHSVFTYKGTRQHDLAAGYSYRAGGELTADRYIVQPLARETDPQAREVITEFFQDLAGGERSEFWDDGTPRISGREYNGLLESACYQRGTMSCVSCHSMHDSPPNDQLSAPGDSNQSCYQCHEDYRAKLIEHTHHLADSTGSACYNCHMPHTAYGQYVFSRTHRVDSPSVASDLAGRPNACILCHLDQTLPWVAKHLASWYGQAEPVLDEAQTSVSAAVMYALRGDACQRALIAWHARWEPARAVSGTSWLAPTIAQLLTDPYAAVRYQAMRSLKTLPGFEKLIYDYIAPADVRVARQKQAFQLWEQQGAAATDRRGAQWLLNADGTLMINRAQQLLEKRDDRPLRCVN
- a CDS encoding helix-turn-helix transcriptional regulator, producing MRQEAQIQSEFGKALRKVRMKVGISQEALADLAGIHRTYVGDVERGERNISLINMMRLSAALEVRLSQVVLDMERNLS